Proteins from a genomic interval of Symmachiella macrocystis:
- a CDS encoding mandelate racemase/muconate lactonizing enzyme family protein: MKIVKVEVIPLIGGTVDGGWPQGHEPEEDLNTLIEVQTDEGITGVGSCFTSGSLVQGAMKLLWPLLDGEAAVEPERVTETLREATFWQGRGGAVEHTISGLDIALWDIMGKACGQPVSRLLGGNYRTRIKPYGSMLFDEPDVLRDQLESTVARGFQAIKLGWRPFGRRNRKFDELLIRTARETVGENVELMVDAGGSEQFWPHGLNWARETAKMLADYGIVWFEEPLPPDDIEGHIELTRTSPVPIAGGEVLTRRQSFMPWLERRAVDIIQPDSTKNGGLSETRRIAWCAYDHNIQVVTHGWNTAIGLAADLQMAAAMPVARYVEYLTPCAYLEELTVEPFTLDAEGYLEIPQGPGLGVELDHERLKRFRVSEI; encoded by the coding sequence ATGAAAATTGTCAAAGTCGAAGTCATTCCGCTGATTGGTGGAACTGTGGATGGGGGGTGGCCGCAGGGGCACGAGCCGGAAGAGGACCTCAATACGCTGATCGAGGTACAGACCGACGAGGGCATCACGGGCGTCGGAAGTTGTTTCACCTCCGGAAGTTTGGTTCAGGGAGCGATGAAACTACTCTGGCCGTTGCTCGACGGGGAGGCGGCCGTGGAGCCGGAACGAGTGACCGAGACCTTGCGGGAAGCGACATTTTGGCAAGGACGGGGAGGAGCGGTCGAGCACACGATTTCAGGACTGGACATCGCTCTGTGGGACATCATGGGCAAAGCTTGCGGACAACCGGTCTCGCGGCTATTAGGGGGCAATTATCGCACGCGGATCAAACCGTACGGTTCGATGTTGTTTGACGAGCCGGATGTGCTCCGCGACCAATTGGAGTCGACCGTGGCACGCGGGTTCCAGGCGATCAAACTCGGCTGGCGGCCGTTTGGCCGTCGCAATCGCAAATTCGACGAACTGCTGATCCGTACCGCCCGCGAGACTGTCGGCGAAAATGTGGAGCTGATGGTCGATGCGGGGGGCAGCGAGCAATTTTGGCCGCACGGACTGAACTGGGCCCGCGAAACAGCCAAGATGTTGGCCGACTATGGAATCGTCTGGTTCGAGGAACCGTTGCCGCCGGATGACATTGAAGGGCACATCGAACTGACGCGAACTTCCCCCGTGCCGATTGCCGGTGGCGAGGTCTTAACGCGCCGGCAATCCTTCATGCCGTGGCTCGAGCGGCGAGCGGTCGACATCATTCAACCCGATTCGACCAAAAACGGCGGATTGAGCGAAACCCGCCGGATCGCCTGGTGCGCCTACGACCACAACATCCAAGTCGTCACGCACGGCTGGAACACCGCCATCGGCTTGGCAGCGGACCTACAAATGGCCGCTGCCATGCCCGTCGCACGCTACGTCGAATACCTCACGCCGTGCGCCTACCTCGAAGAACTCACCGTCGAGCCCTTCACCCTCGACGCGGAAGGCTACCTAGAGATCCCGCAAGGACCTGGTCTGGGAGTGGAGTTAGACCACGAGCGGCTAAAAAGATTTCGCGTCAGCGAAATCTGA
- a CDS encoding four helix bundle protein, whose protein sequence is MSDHTKLKAFHLADELTLEVYRVTSRFPDDERFGLTSQIRRAAVSMTSNIVEGCARLSERDYLRFLDMAFGSAREVDYQLSLAHRLNYITQLDYDSLRQSALETSKVLGGLIRSLRPR, encoded by the coding sequence ATGAGTGACCATACTAAGTTGAAGGCGTTTCACTTGGCGGATGAGTTGACTCTCGAGGTTTATCGAGTGACATCTCGGTTTCCGGATGATGAACGATTTGGCCTGACAAGTCAGATTCGGCGTGCGGCGGTTTCTATGACCTCCAACATCGTCGAAGGTTGTGCACGACTTTCAGAACGCGACTATCTACGGTTTCTCGACATGGCATTCGGTTCAGCCCGTGAGGTCGACTACCAACTTTCCTTAGCACACCGACTCAACTACATCACTCAACTCGACTATGATTCCCTAAGGCAATCCGCTCTAGAAACGTCCAAAGTCCTCGGCGGCCTCATTCGCTCTTTGCGTCCACGATAA
- a CDS encoding peroxiredoxin gives MTVQVGQPAPEFSVQAYDRTKDGSDDQFQDIKLSDYKGKWVCLFFYPLDFTFVCPTEIVAFNNELGEFQDRDCEVLTASTDSAFSHKGWCDSHEDLAKLNYLMLADTTHQMSEDYGVLKADQGIAYRGVFLIDPNGIVRWLAIHDLGVGRNVAEVLRVLDALQTDKLCPCNWNKGESTLN, from the coding sequence ATGACCGTTCAAGTCGGCCAACCCGCACCCGAGTTTTCTGTCCAAGCTTACGACCGCACCAAAGATGGCTCGGATGACCAATTCCAGGACATCAAACTGTCGGATTATAAAGGCAAGTGGGTCTGCTTGTTCTTCTATCCCCTGGACTTCACCTTCGTCTGCCCGACCGAAATCGTCGCTTTCAATAATGAATTGGGTGAATTCCAAGACCGCGACTGCGAAGTCTTGACCGCCAGCACAGACAGCGCCTTTTCGCACAAAGGTTGGTGCGACAGCCACGAAGATCTGGCCAAACTCAACTACTTGATGTTGGCTGATACCACGCATCAAATGTCGGAAGACTACGGCGTGCTGAAAGCCGATCAAGGCATCGCCTACCGCGGCGTGTTTCTGATCGATCCCAACGGCATCGTGCGGTGGTTGGCCATTCACGATCTGGGCGTTGGCCGGAACGTCGCCGAAGTGCTGCGTGTTTTGGACGCTCTTCAGACCGATAAGCTTTGCCCCTGCAATTGGAACAAAGGCGAATCGACTTTGAACTAA
- a CDS encoding carboxymuconolactone decarboxylase family protein: MSLVQPLPEADAVDKTAQTYGRIKEMFGSDTVPEPFLTYGGVPAFLQDFYMNFKKFVWTAGKLDEKTKAIIGLAVSVTKGNDVWTKRMQERILSLDGTEQEVADVLAVAATCGMYNIFFKFRDIAGSDIFNGMSVGLRAHTFANTTLDDSTVELINIAISDMNGCKPCTSGHVEKARQLGLNDEQILEAVQCAATMAAGADFLNSTAL, encoded by the coding sequence ATGTCACTCGTCCAACCGTTACCCGAAGCGGACGCCGTCGATAAAACAGCGCAGACCTACGGCCGGATTAAGGAAATGTTCGGCAGCGATACGGTCCCCGAACCGTTTTTGACCTACGGAGGCGTACCGGCTTTCCTGCAGGACTTCTACATGAACTTCAAAAAGTTCGTGTGGACCGCTGGGAAGCTCGACGAAAAAACCAAAGCCATCATCGGCTTGGCGGTCAGCGTGACCAAGGGGAACGACGTCTGGACAAAGCGCATGCAAGAGCGGATTTTGTCGCTGGACGGAACCGAGCAGGAAGTGGCCGACGTGCTTGCCGTGGCTGCCACCTGTGGGATGTACAACATCTTCTTCAAGTTCCGCGACATTGCCGGCAGCGATATCTTCAACGGCATGTCGGTCGGACTCCGCGCGCACACGTTCGCCAATACGACGTTGGACGACTCGACGGTGGAATTGATCAACATCGCCATCAGCGACATGAACGGCTGCAAGCCGTGCACATCGGGCCATGTCGAGAAAGCCCGTCAACTGGGGCTCAATGACGAGCAGATTTTAGAAGCCGTGCAATGCGCCGCCACGATGGCCGCCGGCGCGGACTTTTTGAATTCCACTGCCCTCTAG